The DNA sequence TCATGGTCTACCCCAAGCAAAGATCTCGTAGGTAGATGATGGTGACAACCCGCCCTGGAGAGTTCGTGTAAATTGATAACAAACGGATCATCGGAGTAGCTTTATTTTCCAGAACGGTCGCAAAAAAGGTTGCTAATTAAAAAGGACATTTTTGACCGAGAGCTGACGTGACGTCGAAGAAGAATTGTTGTGAAGGAGTGAGCGGTTTTAACATTATGCACAATGAGGTTGGAGAGTAAATTGCAATCAAAGGGTTTGGTTGGGATTGGTTACTCAACAAGTTCTCGTAACAACTAGATGGCAACAACCTGCGCTGTACAATCCTCCAAACACTCGCCAACTCAAAAATGTGGTTCTCATGGCGCACTAGGTATTCAATGAATAAGACTTGGGAACTTCCTTGGCACCGATATCTACGTATTTCAGAGAATATTCCTACTTTCTGCAGAGGAAATTGGCTTTTAGATTCTATTAGCGAGAGAGCACCTTGGACAACTTCATGTCCTCGACCCTCTTTCCCCTACCGAACCAAGGAttcaaaaaaactgaagagaagACAAAAAAGCAAACTCAAACTCGAAGTGAAAACTAAAGGgagatcaaaatcaaagaaaacgatGTTTTAAAAACGTAACAATTGAGACAAATGGGTCAGTTATTAATTTGAAGAGTGAAAGGTAAGGGGATTTGATCATTGGTTTTGGGATTCGTGTCAATGATGGGTTTCAAACCAAGAAGGCCCGTGATGAATTAAAACATAATTAGTGGGGATTCTACAAggggttgttggttggttagttggtctgcttttttcctcgattttgttttgcataCACGAACTATGGAACGATTCTTGAACGATTTTCACTTAAACATCACTTAGTCAGTCGACACCAAAACGAGTCCCAACCAGCAGCAGCGAGATGGATATCAATGTACAAGGATGGCCAACCAATTCTTTATATACTGGTCTCATGAATGAGCTTCGGCATCTCGGGATTAGTCGCAGTCGCCGCGGAGAGAGTCCAATTTTGGGATTGTGGATTGGATGTCACCGAACCTGAACGCCAGAGGGATTGGTGAGGATCATGGTGGAAGCCCTGGTGGGCTGGTAAGGGTTGGGGCGGGAGATGCCGGGGACTAAGGGGTTGAACCATGCTCATGGGAGGCTGCGGTGCGGTCAAGTTCTGAATGTATAACGGAGAGGTTGAGGGTTGGCCGCCACAGGAGTCAAATGACGCTTGATGTGACATCTGGGCCAAGGAGTAGGCTTGCGGGGAATGGTTTGCATATAGCGAGGGTGGCAGGGGCGAATGCGAAGAAGAGCGGTGTGTCTGTTGCATGGGGGTTGGGGAAGGATAGGGCTCTCCCGTGGACGGGCGACGGAGCACATGATTCAAAGCGGGTACGTTAAGGTCGGCCCCCATGCTGGGCCTGCGGACTATCTCGTACTGATATCCATCAGCGGCCTGGCCAATGGGCTGGCAGTAAGTGGGGTCGTAACTGACGTAGGCGTAGACTGGTGAGGGCGCTAAGACATGGTGCGAAGGGGGCTGAGGAGATGGTGCTAACAAGACAGGCGATGGACCTCGCGAAGGCACTCCTACTTGAACACAAGAAAAGGCGCCCACCTCGTGTTGAGCCCCGCCTTGAAAATGCGGCTGCTGCTGCGGTTGCTGATATTGATGCTGTGGTAGAGAGCTGCTAAAATTGTTCGCGGCCGAAGTGGCTCCCGTCCTTGGGCCATCATGACCGGACCATGGATCGGCAGAGTGATTAACGACAGCGCAGGAAGATGGGGGAAAGGGAAGGTGATGAGGGTGGGGGTGATtgcgagaagaagaagcagaagaggAAACGGAAGTAGCAGACAGAGCGGTTGAAGAGGAGGGTACCAGTGTTTGTGAAAGTGGCATGGGCGCGATGGCAAAACTTGACTCAGCGCTCTGTGTCTGAGCATCTGAACATCGCCGCACCCGGTTTACGGATCCCTTGCCACTCACGCTATTATTTGTACTGCCCGAGTGAGTATGAGCGACACTACCACCAccgctgctgttgttgttattattgacGGAAGAAGACGTGTTCCCGGAGCGCTGCACCCGATAGTTTTGTCCCTCCACCTTAAGATACGTGTTATTCTCTGTCGGATGTAGTGTAGCCTTACGTGGAGCGGCGCCGGAGCCCGATCGGGTCCCTCCATTTCCATGGTCGTCCCCATAGTCAAGCAAGGGTCTTTGAATTGAGGAAAGAGCTCCCGCATGCCCACCATAACCACCGCCACCACTACGGGCAACAGCAGCCGAGCGGTAGGATGCAATCGAACGCTTTTCTTCCATGTCTTCGAGGGTTGAGCGGAAGGCGCGGATGACCCTCAGCTGGAAGTAGGAACGTGTCTAGTGCGGAATGCTCACTACTGTACAATGTACCTAATCCCAGGGATTAGCCGTACATGTGAATGAATATTTCGTAGCTATTCAATCGGTCAGAGCGAGTGTTTCCGACGCCAATTTAAGGAGGtcaggaaaatattttcacgTGGAAGTCTTGGTCTGACACTGGGGCTAGGGGCGTTAGATGTTCTCGTTGGGTAATTGTTAGTGTTTATTTGAGTATTGAGTTAGCGAGGGATCTTAAATCAATTTGGAGAGTTGTTAATCAGCGATGCAGCTGTTATGGCACAAGAAAAGATCAAactcaaaaaagaaaccaggaagcaattgttgaaattgaactAAAAAAGGCAAGGAACTCAAAACGGCaccattggaaaagaaatgctGCCCATATTAACCCCAAGACCAATGTGCAACAACCTCAAGCAATAGCTGGAGAGTTTGCATTCATTCCCTGAGTGAAGTTAATTCAAagggttcatttttcaatttatcagACCTCTTGTCAAGAGAGGAAACTACTTCTACAGAAATTTAAGACAAGCCAACGTAAATAGTAAGTTCCAAATCTCTGTTGGTTTTACATTTCTATGTCAGCTTGCCCCCTTcgttaaatgaaaataaaggcTGAAAATCTCACAGGCCATATACCCTATGACCTGAGCGAGAAATGGAGACACACATGGTTAAATAACGACGTTAATGTCCTACCTGTGTCTGAAGACGTGTTAAACCACGAATCCAAAGGATCTGCCCGGACCTTGACCCGGTTATTGATCCTTCGTGATGATGGTGGTAATGGTGATGTTCGTTCACCGAATTGGCCGTGGGAGAATTGGGTTCCATAGAAGATGGAGGTTGTTTCCCAATTCTGTAAAGGAAGTCGTACGTTCATTAAAATAACGATTAGAAAAcgtgatttcattttcagcaaCTCTTGATGTCAAGTCCCGATTAACATACTCGAAAGAAGATGGCAAGCACGATGTGGGAATGGTGGTGATTATTTGCTGCCACACCAACGTGCCCATGCCAAGGAAGATACACCACATCCATTGTTCCAGGCTAAGAGGAGCCGTACTGAAGGCGTATCCTCCAAATTGAATGATAACTATctgtaattgaaaataagtcCAAGTTGAAGGAAAAATCGCATAATTTTTCATGGTTTTTGTTGACAACAATCCGTAAAAGACTACTCCTCGAAACCTAGCATCAAAATATCCTGAGTTGATCCATAGACTCTTAGTCGATCAAgatagctagctagctagttCTAGAGACCGACATAAAGTGGTTTCATCTGAAAGAATCTGGGTTGTCAATatggcttgcttgcttacttgaCTGATGAAGGTAATAATCCAGATGGAGTAGTAGATGGGATTTGAGAAGAGGCCGATGAGCACATTTCTTTGGCCGTGGATTTTGCGGGCGTTTATTTCGTTGAAAAGGGTCATCATAACGAATGCATTGAAAATCATGGTAAAGTGCGGGGTGGGTGGGGAATGAAGCTCAGCACCTTGACCGTTATCAATATCAAGTAGGACATGACCTGAAAAACAAAGGAGTcgagtgaaaaaaatggaggGGAAATAAAACTGTCCATTCAAACAGAATTTGAAGGGAAGGCTCCTTAAAAtgggagatttttttttgcgtaCCATAAAACATCATGCCAAAAGTAACGACGAGCTGGTAGACAGCCTGGCCACAAATGTTCTTGGCCATGGTCCTGGATATTAGGGCCTTGGTCCGTCCATAGGGCTTCCGCAGAAGAAGATCAGCAGTGGGCATCTCAGTAGCTAAGGCCAAGGAAGCGAGGGTGTCCATAATGAGGTTCACCCATAACATTTGTACAGCCTGTGGACGAATATCCAGAGAAAATATCATTATCAAACATCATCCCAAACGAAGACAAGCTCCACGGGAGAGGATAAATATTGAATCTGGCCGAAGTGCAATCTTTGCACTTTCTGTCTTAGATTTTCAAGCCAACTGAAACGAAATCTTGGtgtcctcctccttttcttttttcccccgTATTGACATACGGAGATAATTTTCCTCGCTAAAATTTCGTCTACCTTCACATTCTATCGAGTGGAGGATGATGGCccttcaagaaaagaaaactcgAGCGTGTCAGGACTTAATGAAATCCTTCGTCCGGAGAcacaaaaatgtcttttgtGGTGAGTTGGGAGGTGGCCAAGAGCGACCGCTTTACCTCACAGTTCAGATTGAATTAGGGTTATGAGTGATGAATGTACCGTACCTTGAGGGGCGAGTCTTGGATGACACAAGCACCAATAAAGGCCACTATGACGGCCACAACGTTGACAGTCAGTTGAAACTGCAGAAATTTGGCGATGCTATCGTACACGTTTCGTCCCCACATGACAGCCTTCACAATACTACTGAAGTTGTCGTCGGTGAGAATGATATCGGACGCCTCTTTAGCCACGTCCGTACCCGCAATTCCCTGCAAGGAACATGGTAAGAAAGAGGAATGACATACCGTTGAAACTCTGGACGCGTGAATTGGACATCTAACTTTTTCCCCTCTCTTTAAACCTGGCAAGTTTGACAAACATGAAAGGGATGAGGGGCATGAAGGCATTACTAACCGCTCACGAGTGACTGACTACATCACTTGTCACCAAGATATTTGAAACATGCGAGGTCACGTTAGAAAGCCGAAAGAATGTCAATTACATGATATCATCATAACGATTAACGGCGAGCAACCAATGGCAAATTGTCtcgtgaaaaaagaaatcatatCATAACGAAAACCGTTCTTACCATGGCAAATCCAACATCGGCCTTTTTGAGGGCAGGCCCGTCGTTGGTGCCATCACCTGTGACAGCCACCACTTCTCGGTTGGCCGTGGCCTTACTGTTTATGATGCCCTTGACTAACGTGTATTTGTCGATAGGCTGAGAGCGAGCCAACACGCGGAGTTTGGGCCAAACCTGGTCCAATTTGGCTTGGTCCACCTGGAATGAATAATATCCAATGAATCAAGCACTCGTTCCATTTAAAACGCCGCATGGACATGGTAAACATAACCACCCTAGACTAGCAAAGGCAAGGAACGCACCTCGTCTCTGGAGTTCTTGATCCGTTGATTGAACTCCTTGCCCTCCATGACCAAATATCCGTCCCCGGGCTTGATGATCCCACACTTGGTGGCGATGGCCCTGGCCGTGTTAATGTTGTCTCCGGTGACCATTCGCACGGTGATGCCCGCTCGCTGGCATTTGCGAATGGCCTCGGGCACCTCGGGTCGGACGGGATCCTCGATCCCCACCACGCAGACCGAGGTCAAGTTGGCAATGATCTTGTCCTCGTCATCCCAATCGGGCTCTGAGTCGTAGTGGACCTGATTCAAGTCGGCCTTGCCGGGCACAAAGTCCCGGTAAGCGATACTGATTGTTCGAAGACCGTCCCTGGCCATGGGCTCGATCACTTCGCGAACACAGCGGTCTTGGTCGGTCGGGGAAAAGCGATCCACCCGACCTCCGTCGCCCAGGGTGAAAGAGCACTTTTTCAGGATGATCTCACTCGCCCCTTTGGTGTAGATACGGTAGCCGCCGCCTGGCAGCGGGATGATGGTACTCATGCTCTTCCGAGCCGAGTTGAATGTGAACACTTTGGTGAAGGAAGAATCGGGATGCTTCGAGCGGATGGCCCGGTAGTCCTCGCCCAGATCCAGGACGAAGCCCAATAGCGAGCACTCGGTCTTGTTGCCGATCTGTTTGGGCTGCTCATTGGGGTTCTTGGGCAGCTCGACGTCCGTGGAGTACGAGCTGTTCACGCTAATACCTTGGGTGAGGCTCTTCAAGATGTTGGAAGGCAGGTCCTTGGCCTTGGGGAGCGACGAGCGGTCCGGTTTGAAGTGACGACCCGCCACATACGCCTGGACCA is a window from the Tigriopus californicus strain San Diego chromosome 2, Tcal_SD_v2.1, whole genome shotgun sequence genome containing:
- the LOC131893581 gene encoding plasma membrane calcium-transporting ATPase 2-like isoform X5, with the translated sequence MASQYGITVKELRDLMELRGEEGVEKVKSYGGAKEICKKLKTSEVSGLSGDKGDLERRRDVFGSNTIPPKPPKTFLQLVWEALQDVTLIILELAAIISLALSFYKPPKEDGLDEPEEEDHPAWIEGAAILIAVTIVVLVTAFNDWSKERQFRGLQDRIEGEQVFSVIRGGQGTQIQIGELVTGDIMQVKYGDLLPADGIIIQSNDLKVDESSLTGESDHVKKGPDRDPMVLSGTHVMEGSGKVLVAAVGINSQAGIIFALLGAVEESAAKEDKKRQKAGHDVEEGMGNSHHHNATPSKGGPASPTEELQEEAVAPSSGGEKSVLQAKLTNLAIQIGYAGMAVSLLTVVILCVQFSIKKFVTEGRHWEVYYINFYVKFVIIGVTVLVVAVPEGLPLAVTLSLAYSVKKMMADNNLVRHLDACETMGNATTICSDKTGTLTTNRMTVVQAYVAGRHFKPDRSSLPKAKDLPSNILKSLTQGISVNSSYSTDVELPKNPNEQPKQIGNKTECSLLGFVLDLGEDYRAIRSKHPDSSFTKVFTFNSARKSMSTIIPLPGGGYRIYTKGASEIILKKCSFTLGDGGRVDRFSPTDQDRCVREVIEPMARDGLRTISIAYRDFVPGKADLNQVHYDSEPDWDDEDKIIANLTSVCVVGIEDPVRPEVPEAIRKCQRAGITVRMVTGDNINTARAIATKCGIIKPGDGYLVMEGKEFNQRIKNSRDEVDQAKLDQVWPKLRVLARSQPIDKYTLVKGIINSKATANREVVAVTGDGTNDGPALKKADVGFAMGIAGTDVAKEASDIILTDDNFSSIVKAVMWGRNVYDSIAKFLQFQLTVNVVAVIVAFIGACVIQDSPLKAVQMLWVNLIMDTLASLALATEMPTADLLLRKPYGRTKALISRTMAKNICGQAVYQLVVTFGMMFYGHVLLDIDNGQGAELHSPPTPHFTMIFNAFVMMTLFNEINARKIHGQRNVLIGLFSNPIYYSIWIITFISQIVIIQFGGYAFSTAPLSLEQWMWCIFLGMGTLVWQQIITTIPTSCLPSSFEIGKQPPSSMEPNSPTANSVNEHHHYHHHHEGSITGSRSGQILWIRGLTRLQTQLRVIRAFRSTLEDMEEKRSIASYRSAAVARSGGGGYGGHAGALSSIQRPLLDYGDDHGNGGTRSGSGAAPHPRR
- the LOC131893581 gene encoding plasma membrane calcium-transporting ATPase 2-like isoform X2, with protein sequence MASQYGITVKELRDLMELRGEEGVEKVKSYGGAKEICKKLKTSEVSGLSGDKGDLERRRDVFGSNTIPPKPPKTFLQLVWEALQDVTLIILELAAIISLALSFYKPPKEDGLDEPEEEDHPAWIEGAAILIAVTIVVLVTAFNDWSKERQFRGLQDRIEGEQVFSVIRGGQGTQIQIGELVTGDIMQVKYGDLLPADGIIIQSNDLKVDESSLTGESDHVKKGPDRDPMVLSGTHVMEGSGKVLVAAVGINSQAGIIFALLGAVEESAAKEDKKRQKADRKNRKLQKANSTSKRGSGAGRGGDEAIAMTAALGAATSTGGDYDRALEGHDVEEGMGNSHHHNATPSKGGPASPTEELQEEAVAPSSGGEKSVLQAKLTNLAIQIGYAGMAVSLLTVVILCVQFSIKKFVTEGRHWEVYYINFYVKFVIIGVTVLVVAVPEGLPLAVTLSLAYSVKKMMADNNLVRHLDACETMGNATTICSDKTGTLTTNRMTVVQAYVAGRHFKPDRSSLPKAKDLPSNILKSLTQGISVNSSYSTDVELPKNPNEQPKQIGNKTECSLLGFVLDLGEDYRAIRSKHPDSSFTKVFTFNSARKSMSTIIPLPGGGYRIYTKGASEIILKKCSFTLGDGGRVDRFSPTDQDRCVREVIEPMARDGLRTISIAYRDFVPGKADLNQVHYDSEPDWDDEDKIIANLTSVCVVGIEDPVRPEVPEAIRKCQRAGITVRMVTGDNINTARAIATKCGIIKPGDGYLVMEGKEFNQRIKNSRDEVDQAKLDQVWPKLRVLARSQPIDKYTLVKGIINSKATANREVVAVTGDGTNDGPALKKADVGFAMGIAGTDVAKEASDIILTDDNFSSIVKAVMWGRNVYDSIAKFLQFQLTVNVVAVIVAFIGACVIQDSPLKAVQMLWVNLIMDTLASLALATEMPTADLLLRKPYGRTKALISRTMAKNICGQAVYQLVVTFGMMFYGHVLLDIDNGQGAELHSPPTPHFTMIFNAFVMMTLFNEINARKIHGQRNVLIGLFSNPIYYSIWIITFISQIVIIQFGGYAFSTAPLSLEQWMWCIFLGMGTLVWQQIITTIPTSCLPSSFEIGKQPPSSMEPNSPTANSVNEHHHYHHHHEGSITGSRSGQILWIRGLTRLQTQLRVIRAFRSTLEDMEEKRSIASYRSAAVARSGGGGYGGHAGALSSIQRPLLDYGDDHGNGGTRSGSGAAPHPRR
- the LOC131893581 gene encoding plasma membrane calcium-transporting ATPase 2-like isoform X1, with the translated sequence MASQYGITVKELRDLMELRGEEGVEKVKSYGGAKEICKKLKTSEVSGLSGDKGDLERRRDVFGSNTIPPKPPKTFLQLVWEALQDVTLIILELAAIISLALSFYKPPKEDGLDEPEEEDHPAWIEGAAILIAVTIVVLVTAFNDWSKERQFRGLQDRIEGEQVFSVIRGGQGTQIQIGELVTGDIMQVKYGDLLPADGIIIQSNDLKVDESSLTGESDHVKKGPDRDPMVLSGTHVMEGSGKVLVAAVGINSQAGIIFALLGAVEESAAKEDKKRQKADRKNRKLQKANSTSKRGSGAGRGGDEAIAMTAALGAATSTGGDYDRALEGHDVEEGMGNSHHHNATPSKGGPASPTEELQEEAVAPSSGGEKSVLQAKLTNLAIQIGYAGMAVSLLTVVILCVQFSIKKFVTEGRHWEVYYINFYVKFVIIGVTVLVVAVPEGLPLAVTLSLAYSVKKMMADNNLVRHLDACETMGNATTICSDKTGTLTTNRMTVVQAYVAGRHFKPDRSSLPKAKDLPSNILKSLTQGISVNSSYSTDVELPKNPNEQPKQIGNKTECSLLGFVLDLGEDYRAIRSKHPDSSFTKVFTFNSARKSMSTIIPLPGGGYRIYTKGASEIILKKCSFTLGDGGRVDRFSPTDQDRCVREVIEPMARDGLRTISIAYRDFVPGKADLNQVHYDSEPDWDDEDKIIANLTSVCVVGIEDPVRPEVPEAIRKCQRAGITVRMVTGDNINTARAIATKCGIIKPGDGYLVMEGKEFNQRIKNSRDEVDQAKLDQVWPKLRVLARSQPIDKYTLVKGIINSKATANREVVAVTGDGTNDGPALKKADVGFAMGIAGTDVAKEASDIILTDDNFSSIVKAVMWGRNVYDSIAKFLQFQLTVNVVAVIVAFIGACVIQDSPLKAVQMLWVNLIMDTLASLALATEMPTADLLLRKPYGRTKALISRTMAKNICGQAVYQLVVTFGMMFYGHVLLDIDNGQGAELHSPPTPHFTMIFNAFVMMTLFNEINARKIHGQRNVLIGLFSNPIYYSIWIITFISQIVIIQFGGYAFSTAPLSLEQWMWCIFLGMGTLVWQQIITTIPTSCLPSSFEIGKQPPSSMEPNSPTANSVNEHHHYHHHHEGSITGSRSGQILWIRGLTRLQTQVIGGELQERLIPVPYSKTSTDQAIRVVNAFRHGMDSQHLQQATSNPNIQRVLQKQASLSKRLSAAGPQVDGLSHGVGANTRIKIPETSFSHTETAV
- the LOC131893581 gene encoding plasma membrane calcium-transporting ATPase 2-like isoform X4; the protein is MASQYGITVKELRDLMELRGEEGVEKVKSYGGAKEICKKLKTSEVSGLSGDKGDLERRRDVFGSNTIPPKPPKTFLQLVWEALQDVTLIILELAAIISLALSFYKPPKEDGLDEPEEEDHPAWIEGAAILIAVTIVVLVTAFNDWSKERQFRGLQDRIEGEQVFSVIRGGQGTQIQIGELVTGDIMQVKYGDLLPADGIIIQSNDLKVDESSLTGESDHVKKGPDRDPMVLSGTHVMEGSGKVLVAAVGINSQAGIIFALLGAVEESAAKEDKKRQKAGHDVEEGMGNSHHHNATPSKGGPASPTEELQEEAVAPSSGGEKSVLQAKLTNLAIQIGYAGMAVSLLTVVILCVQFSIKKFVTEGRHWEVYYINFYVKFVIIGVTVLVVAVPEGLPLAVTLSLAYSVKKMMADNNLVRHLDACETMGNATTICSDKTGTLTTNRMTVVQAYVAGRHFKPDRSSLPKAKDLPSNILKSLTQGISVNSSYSTDVELPKNPNEQPKQIGNKTECSLLGFVLDLGEDYRAIRSKHPDSSFTKVFTFNSARKSMSTIIPLPGGGYRIYTKGASEIILKKCSFTLGDGGRVDRFSPTDQDRCVREVIEPMARDGLRTISIAYRDFVPGKADLNQVHYDSEPDWDDEDKIIANLTSVCVVGIEDPVRPEVPEAIRKCQRAGITVRMVTGDNINTARAIATKCGIIKPGDGYLVMEGKEFNQRIKNSRDEVDQAKLDQVWPKLRVLARSQPIDKYTLVKGIINSKATANREVVAVTGDGTNDGPALKKADVGFAMGIAGTDVAKEASDIILTDDNFSSIVKAVMWGRNVYDSIAKFLQFQLTVNVVAVIVAFIGACVIQDSPLKAVQMLWVNLIMDTLASLALATEMPTADLLLRKPYGRTKALISRTMAKNICGQAVYQLVVTFGMMFYGHVLLDIDNGQGAELHSPPTPHFTMIFNAFVMMTLFNEINARKIHGQRNVLIGLFSNPIYYSIWIITFISQIVIIQFGGYAFSTAPLSLEQWMWCIFLGMGTLVWQQIITTIPTSCLPSSFEIGKQPPSSMEPNSPTANSVNEHHHYHHHHEGSITGSRSGQILWIRGLTRLQTQVIGGELQERLIPVPYSKTSTDQAIRVVNAFRHGMDSQHLQQATSNPNIQRVLQKQASLSKRLSAAGPQVDGLSHGVGANTRIKIPETSFSHTETAV
- the LOC131893581 gene encoding plasma membrane calcium-transporting ATPase 2-like isoform X3 — protein: MASQYGITVKELRDLMELRGEEGVEKVKSYGGAKEICKKLKTSEVSGLSGDKGDLERRRDVFGSNTIPPKPPKTFLQLVWEALQDVTLIILELAAIISLALSFYKPPKEDGLDEPEEEDHPAWIEGAAILIAVTIVVLVTAFNDWSKERQFRGLQDRIEGEQVFSVIRGGQGTQIQIGELVTGDIMQVKYGDLLPADGIIIQSNDLKVDESSLTGESDHVKKGPDRDPMVLSGTHVMEGSGKVLVAAVGINSQAGIIFALLGAVEESAAKEDKKRQKADRKNRKLQKANSTSKRGSGAGRGGDEAIAMTAALGAATSTGGDYDRALEGHDVEEGMGNSHHHNATPSKGGPASPTEELQEEAVAPSSGGEKSVLQAKLTNLAIQIGYAGMAVSLLTVVILCVQFSIKKFVTEGRHWEVYYINFYVKFVIIGVTVLVVAVPEGLPLAVTLSLAYSVKKMMADNNLVRHLDACETMGNATTICSDKTGTLTTNRMTVVQAYVAGRHFKPDRSSLPKAKDLPSNILKSLTQGISVNSSYSTDVELPKNPNEQPKQIGNKTECSLLGFVLDLGEDYRAIRSKHPDSSFTKVFTFNSARKSMSTIIPLPGGGYRIYTKGASEIILKKCSFTLGDGGRVDRFSPTDQDRCVREVIEPMARDGLRTISIAYRDFVPGKADLNQVHYDSEPDWDDEDKIIANLTSVCVVGIEDPVRPEVPEAIRKCQRAGITVRMVTGDNINTARAIATKCGIIKPGDGYLVMEGKEFNQRIKNSRDEVDQAKLDQVWPKLRVLARSQPIDKYTLVKGIINSKATANREVVAVTGDGTNDGPALKKADVGFAMGIAGTDVAKEASDIILTDDNFSSIVKAVMWGRNVYDSIAKFLQFQLTVNVVAVIVAFIGACVIQDSPLKAVQMLWVNLIMDTLASLALATEMPTADLLLRKPYGRTKALISRTMAKNICGQAVYQLVVTFGMMFYGHVLLDIDNGQGAELHSPPTPHFTMIFNAFVMMTLFNEINARKIHGQRNVLIGLFSNPIYYSIWIITFISQIVIIQFGGYAFSTAPLSLEQWMWCIFLGMGTLVWQQIITTIPTSCLPSSFEIGKQPPSSMEPNSPTANSVNEHHHYHHHHEGSITGSRSGQILWIRGLTRLQTQIRVVNAFRHGMDSQHLQQATSNPNIQRVLQKQASLSKRLSAAGPQVDGLSHGVGANTRIKIPETSFSHTETAV